A portion of the Halobacillus ihumii genome contains these proteins:
- a CDS encoding exo-beta-N-acetylmuramidase NamZ domain-containing protein, producing the protein MKRKPVIMLLVFLLVLTTFTVAFADKGDNNGKQKGKYRNFKLGVEVLLEEEKELIEGKRVGLITNPTGVDQELNSIVDLLHNDPDVNLTALYGPEHGVRGSAQAGEYVEYYIDENTGLPVYSLYGKTRKPTPEMLENIDVLLFDIQDVGTRFYTYIYTMAYAMEAAQENDIPFIVLDRPNPLSGEVVAGPVLNPEYKSFIGNYPIPLRHGMTVGELAKLFNEEFGIGADLTVVEMNKWKRSMYYDETPLQFIAPSPNMPTLDTALVYPGAALIEGTNVSEGRGTTKPFELIGAPFINSTELAAALNEKDLSGVTFRAASFTPQFSKHSGTLSHGIEIHVTDKDAFQPVIAGLHIVKTIHDLYPEDFEFRAENSAGVSFFDNLIGNGWVREAIENGQSVEEMQERWQADLKEFKKVREEYLLYK; encoded by the coding sequence ATGAAAAGGAAGCCTGTCATCATGTTGCTTGTGTTCCTGTTAGTTCTCACTACCTTCACCGTCGCTTTTGCAGATAAAGGGGATAACAATGGAAAGCAAAAAGGAAAATATCGTAACTTCAAGCTAGGTGTTGAAGTTTTACTTGAAGAAGAAAAAGAATTAATCGAAGGTAAGCGCGTAGGGTTGATCACCAACCCTACCGGCGTCGATCAAGAGTTAAACAGTATCGTCGACCTTCTGCATAACGACCCAGATGTGAACCTCACAGCACTATACGGCCCTGAGCACGGAGTCCGCGGCAGCGCACAGGCTGGAGAGTATGTGGAGTATTATATTGATGAAAATACAGGATTACCCGTGTATAGTTTGTATGGGAAAACTAGAAAGCCTACCCCAGAGATGTTAGAGAACATTGACGTTCTTCTATTTGATATTCAAGATGTAGGCACAAGATTTTACACGTACATTTACACGATGGCTTACGCTATGGAAGCTGCACAGGAAAATGACATTCCATTTATCGTCCTGGATCGTCCGAACCCGCTGAGCGGCGAAGTTGTGGCAGGACCAGTTTTAAATCCAGAATACAAATCGTTTATCGGCAACTATCCGATCCCTCTCCGTCACGGCATGACGGTGGGTGAGCTTGCTAAATTATTTAATGAGGAATTTGGTATTGGAGCAGATTTGACAGTCGTCGAAATGAATAAGTGGAAACGAAGCATGTATTATGATGAAACACCATTACAATTCATTGCTCCATCGCCAAACATGCCAACATTGGATACAGCACTCGTTTATCCTGGTGCTGCCTTGATTGAAGGAACAAATGTCTCTGAAGGGCGCGGCACGACCAAGCCATTTGAGTTGATCGGGGCACCGTTTATTAACAGTACAGAGCTAGCAGCTGCCTTAAACGAAAAGGATCTCTCTGGTGTTACGTTCCGTGCTGCTTCTTTCACGCCACAGTTTTCCAAGCATAGCGGCACGTTGAGCCACGGCATTGAGATCCATGTAACGGATAAAGATGCTTTTCAACCCGTTATTGCAGGGTTACACATCGTGAAAACGATCCACGACCTCTATCCGGAAGACTTTGAATTTCGAGCTGAGAACAGTGCAGGCGTTTCCTTTTTCGACAACCTGATCGGAAACGGCTGGGTTCGTGAAGCCATCGAAAATGGTCAGTCCGTTGAGGAAATGCAAGAAAGATGGCAGGCAGACTTAAAAGAGTTTAAGAAAGTAAGAGAAGAATACCTCCTTTATAAATAA
- a CDS encoding VOC family protein — MEKQFFQAPNTFVGHVELKVQNLESSIKFYKEVLGFQILEQSERKAALTADGKRPLLTIEQPEPAGPKEANRFGLYHFAILLPNRLELAKILKHFAEQNQKLGASDHLVSEALYLNDPDGNGIEIYTDRKSSTWNWQNNEVVMTVDPLDAEDILAELDGESWEGMPEETVMGHIHLHVSELQKTEEFYNKGLGFNVVCRFGKQALFMSTGDYHHHIGLNTWAGVGAPASSEQSAGLKVFSLVFPGEEARQEVIEQVQSLGYEVLKKDGSFFTKDPSGNSIKLTV; from the coding sequence GTGGAAAAACAATTTTTTCAAGCGCCCAATACATTTGTCGGACATGTCGAATTAAAAGTCCAAAACCTAGAATCATCTATAAAATTTTATAAGGAGGTACTCGGATTTCAAATTCTAGAACAATCTGAAAGAAAAGCAGCATTGACAGCTGATGGTAAAAGGCCGCTACTGACAATTGAACAACCTGAGCCAGCGGGGCCAAAGGAAGCTAATAGATTCGGACTGTATCATTTTGCGATATTACTGCCTAATCGGTTAGAATTGGCGAAAATATTAAAGCACTTTGCTGAGCAGAACCAAAAGCTAGGAGCATCAGATCATCTCGTGAGTGAAGCTCTTTACTTGAATGACCCTGACGGAAATGGGATTGAAATTTATACGGACCGTAAATCCTCCACATGGAACTGGCAAAACAATGAAGTGGTTATGACGGTAGATCCGTTAGACGCTGAAGATATCCTTGCCGAGCTTGATGGTGAGAGCTGGGAAGGAATGCCGGAAGAAACAGTTATGGGTCATATTCATTTACATGTATCGGAATTACAGAAAACAGAAGAATTTTATAATAAAGGGCTTGGCTTTAATGTAGTATGTCGATTTGGCAAACAGGCGCTGTTTATGTCTACGGGGGACTACCATCATCATATAGGCTTAAACACATGGGCTGGAGTTGGGGCTCCGGCATCATCGGAGCAAAGCGCTGGCTTGAAAGTATTTTCTCTTGTATTTCCAGGTGAAGAGGCTAGACAGGAAGTAATTGAACAAGTACAGAGCCTGGGGTATGAAGTTCTAAAGAAAGACGGCTCGTTTTTTACGAAAGATCCTTCTGGAAATTCGATTAAGCTGACAGTTTAG
- the rpsI gene encoding 30S ribosomal protein S9 produces MAQVQYSGTGRRKKSTARVRLVPGTGRVVVNKRDAEDFFPYETLRMILKQPLAVTETEGNYDVYVNVDGGGFTGQAGAIRHGIARALLQADPEYRTPLKRAGLLTRDARMKERKKYGLKGARRAPQFSKR; encoded by the coding sequence GTGGCACAGGTACAATACTCCGGTACTGGACGTCGTAAAAAGTCGACAGCTCGTGTTCGTCTTGTTCCAGGAACTGGTCGTGTAGTAGTAAACAAACGTGATGCTGAAGACTTTTTCCCATATGAAACACTTCGTATGATTCTGAAACAGCCTCTTGCTGTTACAGAGACTGAAGGTAACTATGATGTTTATGTAAATGTTGATGGTGGAGGTTTCACTGGTCAAGCTGGTGCAATCCGTCACGGAATCGCTCGTGCGCTGCTTCAAGCAGATCCAGAATACCGTACACCACTTAAACGTGCGGGACTTCTAACTCGTGATGCACGTATGAAAGAGCGTAAGAAATACGGTCTTAAAGGTGCACGTCGTGCTCCACAGTTCTCTAAGCGTTAA
- the truA gene encoding tRNA pseudouridine(38-40) synthase TruA yields MQRLKCRVEYDGTAYAGYQVQPNGVTIQEKIEKALTQMHKGLKVKVTASGRTDAGVHAIGQVLHFDTSLNIPASNWKRALSSMLPSDIRIAEVEQVSEDFHARYDAKGKEYRYYVWNSHEANLFRRLYMYHIRKPLDIESMRTACRLVEGEHDFTSFCSPRTDLKGSKVRTIERVTIEQHEAELVFIFKGNGFLYNMVRILVGTILEVGMGDRTPDELTTMLAARDRKSAGKTAPPHGLFLWDVDY; encoded by the coding sequence ATGCAGCGGTTGAAATGCAGGGTGGAATACGATGGGACAGCCTATGCCGGTTATCAAGTTCAGCCAAATGGCGTGACAATCCAGGAAAAGATCGAGAAAGCATTGACGCAGATGCACAAAGGGTTGAAGGTGAAGGTTACTGCCTCAGGCCGAACGGATGCCGGTGTGCATGCAATCGGTCAAGTCCTCCATTTTGACACAAGCCTAAACATTCCTGCTTCCAATTGGAAAAGAGCATTAAGTTCAATGCTTCCGAGCGATATTCGTATTGCAGAAGTAGAGCAAGTTTCCGAAGACTTCCACGCCCGTTATGATGCAAAAGGAAAAGAGTACCGTTATTATGTGTGGAATTCTCATGAAGCCAATTTATTTCGCCGGCTTTATATGTATCATATTAGAAAGCCGCTGGATATAGAATCGATGAGAACAGCGTGCAGATTAGTAGAAGGAGAACATGATTTTACTTCTTTCTGTTCTCCCCGAACTGATTTAAAGGGAAGCAAAGTACGCACCATTGAAAGAGTGACGATAGAACAGCATGAGGCAGAGCTTGTGTTTATTTTTAAAGGGAACGGCTTTTTATATAACATGGTGCGAATTTTAGTAGGAACGATTCTTGAAGTAGGAATGGGTGATCGCACGCCTGATGAGCTTACAACAATGCTTGCGGCTAGAGACCGGAAATCAGCTGGGAAGACTGCACCGCCTCATGGCTTGTTTTTATGGGATGTAGACTATTAA
- the rplM gene encoding 50S ribosomal protein L13, whose amino-acid sequence MRTTFMANENNVERKWFVVDAAGQTLGRLASEVAAILRGKNKPTYTPHVDTGDHVIIINAGEIELTGNKINDKIYYRHSNHPSGLKSRTANEMRTKYPEQMLELAVKGMLPKGSLGRKMGKKLHVYAGSEHKHEAQQPEVYELRG is encoded by the coding sequence ATGCGCACAACTTTCATGGCAAATGAAAACAACGTGGAACGCAAATGGTTTGTTGTGGATGCTGCAGGGCAGACACTTGGCCGTTTGGCAAGCGAAGTTGCTGCGATCCTTCGCGGTAAAAATAAACCAACGTATACACCACACGTTGACACTGGTGATCATGTGATCATCATCAATGCAGGAGAAATCGAACTAACTGGTAACAAAATCAATGATAAGATTTACTACCGTCATTCAAACCACCCAAGTGGATTGAAATCTCGTACAGCTAACGAAATGCGTACAAAATATCCTGAGCAAATGCTTGAGCTTGCTGTTAAAGGTATGCTGCCTAAAGGAAGCCTGGGACGCAAAATGGGTAAAAAACTTCATGTCTACGCTGGATCTGAGCACAAGCATGAAGCACAACAACCAGAAGTTTATGAACTTCGTGGATAA
- a CDS encoding DoxX family protein, translating to MIARGEIGAIILRLFLGLTFFIHGLSKFQGGIGNTAGFFESLGIPGFAAYVVAAIELIGGLAVIVGIGTKVISILFALIMAGAIVQAKFAAGFLGGYELDLALLVISVFIALSNRNIWALDNVIFPQKQG from the coding sequence ATGATAGCAAGAGGAGAAATAGGCGCCATTATTCTAAGATTATTTTTAGGCTTAACATTTTTTATTCATGGGCTGTCTAAATTTCAAGGAGGAATTGGCAATACCGCTGGCTTCTTTGAAAGCTTAGGAATCCCTGGATTTGCAGCCTATGTGGTAGCGGCCATCGAGTTAATCGGAGGTTTGGCGGTGATCGTTGGTATCGGAACAAAAGTTATTTCTATTTTATTTGCACTTATCATGGCTGGAGCTATTGTGCAGGCGAAGTTTGCGGCAGGCTTTCTAGGGGGATACGAACTGGACTTAGCTTTACTAGTGATTTCCGTATTTATTGCATTGTCAAACCGAAACATTTGGGCATTAGATAATGTGATTTTCCCCCAAAAACAAGGTTAG
- a CDS encoding glycoside hydrolase family 3 protein, whose product MLMLILALLVPLMPNTAAAENSSSSVKDLILLENVPQVENKITDNKISLTALHVYEDGHFEKVTENLTWSTTNKNVAVVEDGKVTLSGHNGRTFITVTDGAYKDRIAIDHKPAKQPRKQKPSFEGKVVKQQGQRYDIIEQAIENMTINEKIGQMLMPDFRTWEGENVTEMLPEIEQMVKEYHLGGVILFRENVVTTEQTAKLVADYQAAAEKYGLLMTIDQEGGIVTRLQSGTDMPGNMALGATRSSELSYDVGQAIGEELSALGINMNLAPVLDVNNNPDNPVIGVRSFGESPELVAELGVAYTEGLQSTGVAATAKHFPGHGDTAVDSHLGLPEVPYDKERLMEVELYPFQQAMDAGIDAIMTAHVTFPKIDDTKVISKKDGTKISLPATLSHKVLTGLMREDMGYDGVIITDALNMNAITEHFGPVDAVIRAVKAGTDIALMPVGLEEVVTGLLEAVETGEISVDRIEESVERILTLKLNRGVIKSETAPNMEKVLANAKQVVGSEAHKQVEQEAAEQSITLVKNDGTLPLNPALGEKIVVIGNTFINSLYQAVRDHHENTELIDASGPLNEEQLNQLESADRIIAGTYTYNVSGRSESSAQMQLVNQLIDELNAPVIGVGIRNPYDIMGYPEVDGYLAQYGFREASFEAMAATLFGENNPTGLLPVTIPGENGAPLYEYGHGLSY is encoded by the coding sequence ATGCTCATGCTCATACTCGCCTTACTAGTACCGCTTATGCCGAACACCGCTGCTGCTGAAAATTCTTCATCATCCGTAAAAGATCTAATTTTATTAGAAAATGTCCCCCAGGTTGAAAATAAAATTACCGATAATAAAATAAGTCTCACGGCTTTGCACGTCTATGAAGATGGCCACTTTGAAAAGGTAACAGAGAACCTTACTTGGTCCACTACAAATAAAAACGTAGCCGTTGTTGAGGACGGTAAGGTTACCCTTTCTGGTCACAATGGCCGCACATTCATTACGGTTACAGACGGCGCTTATAAAGACCGAATTGCTATTGACCATAAACCAGCTAAGCAGCCACGAAAACAAAAGCCTTCTTTTGAAGGAAAAGTCGTTAAGCAGCAAGGCCAACGCTATGACATCATCGAGCAAGCCATTGAAAACATGACTATTAATGAAAAAATCGGACAAATGCTCATGCCTGATTTTAGAACTTGGGAAGGAGAAAATGTAACAGAAATGCTCCCCGAGATCGAACAAATGGTAAAGGAGTATCATCTCGGCGGTGTCATTCTTTTTCGTGAAAATGTTGTAACGACAGAACAGACAGCCAAGCTTGTCGCTGATTATCAAGCTGCTGCTGAAAAGTATGGCTTACTCATGACGATTGACCAGGAAGGCGGTATTGTTACTCGCTTACAATCGGGGACAGACATGCCAGGTAATATGGCACTTGGTGCAACAAGATCCAGCGAGCTTTCCTACGATGTCGGACAAGCCATCGGTGAAGAATTGAGTGCGTTAGGAATTAATATGAACTTAGCGCCCGTCTTAGACGTCAACAATAACCCTGATAACCCTGTTATTGGTGTCCGTTCTTTCGGGGAATCACCTGAATTGGTCGCTGAACTTGGTGTGGCTTACACGGAAGGCCTTCAAAGTACAGGTGTTGCTGCAACAGCCAAGCACTTCCCAGGACACGGTGACACAGCTGTTGACTCCCATCTAGGTCTTCCTGAAGTTCCTTACGATAAAGAGCGGCTCATGGAGGTTGAGTTATATCCATTCCAACAGGCGATGGATGCTGGTATTGATGCCATTATGACAGCCCATGTTACTTTTCCAAAAATCGATGACACCAAGGTGATTTCCAAGAAAGATGGCACGAAGATTTCGCTTCCTGCCACGCTATCTCATAAGGTCCTCACTGGTTTAATGCGGGAGGACATGGGATATGACGGTGTCATCATTACCGATGCTTTAAATATGAATGCGATCACGGAACACTTTGGTCCTGTAGACGCTGTGATTCGGGCTGTCAAAGCAGGTACCGACATTGCGCTTATGCCTGTGGGCCTTGAAGAGGTCGTTACTGGCTTGCTTGAAGCTGTAGAGACTGGAGAGATCAGTGTAGATCGGATCGAAGAGTCTGTAGAAAGGATCCTGACCCTTAAACTGAATCGCGGTGTAATTAAATCGGAAACCGCTCCAAATATGGAAAAGGTTTTAGCAAATGCCAAGCAAGTTGTGGGGTCAGAAGCACACAAGCAAGTTGAACAGGAAGCAGCTGAACAATCCATTACTCTTGTCAAAAATGATGGTACATTACCGCTCAATCCGGCACTTGGTGAAAAAATAGTTGTTATTGGAAACACGTTTATCAACAGCCTGTATCAAGCTGTTCGTGATCACCACGAGAACACTGAATTGATTGACGCCTCAGGACCTCTAAATGAAGAGCAGCTCAATCAATTAGAAAGCGCAGATAGGATCATAGCAGGCACCTACACTTATAACGTCAGCGGCCGATCCGAAAGCAGTGCACAGATGCAGTTGGTGAATCAACTTATCGATGAACTGAATGCCCCCGTTATTGGCGTCGGAATTCGAAACCCTTACGACATTATGGGATATCCTGAAGTCGATGGGTATCTGGCCCAATACGGATTTAGAGAAGCCAGCTTTGAAGCAATGGCAGCTACGCTGTTTGGGGAAAACAACCCGACTGGATTACTGCCCGTAACCATTCCTGGGGAGAATGGCGCACCTCTTTACGAATACGGTCACGGACTATCTTATTAG